Proteins from a single region of Coregonus clupeaformis isolate EN_2021a chromosome 35, ASM2061545v1, whole genome shotgun sequence:
- the LOC123482661 gene encoding uncharacterized protein LOC123482661 isoform X2, producing the protein MLDEGVRYEALSVAMGATVRPLSDFQRNNPGKTPDNLLTVEGFLIGSVLGVTSLLQWLNPVSWLAWGVSKLFFSEDKSKATDTELYVDEAEFFDRKFDYDFTNISDSECFVRGDEGYKRPCGWKRIALKVLDKYGANTWLGPNGFRTHSVTGEWPVSYHGTSEDGAKGIIQSHYKAGARQLYGRGIYSTPDLSQASGYARDFLSKTNGKTYRMVLQNRINPAQRKICKRVDYWLVPVNDGTSEEEERRIVERSIRPYGILLREI; encoded by the coding sequence ATGCTTGACGAGGGTGTACGCTATGAGGCCCTATCAGTGGCCATGGGAGCCACGGTGAGGCCCTTGTCTGACTTCCAGAGGAACAACCCTGGCAAGACGCCTGATAACCTTTTGACTGTGGAGGGCTTTCTCATCGGTTCTGTCCTGGGCGTCACCTCTCTCCTGCAGTGGCTCAACCCTGTGTCATGGTTGGCATGGGGGGTGTCAAAGCTTTTCTTCAGTGAGGACAAAAGCAAGGCAACAGACACTGAACTCTACGTGGACGAGGCAGAATTCTTTGATAGGAAGTTTGATTATGACTTCACCAACATTTCCGACTCCGAGTGTTTTGTGAGAGGCGATGAGGGTTACAAGCGACCGTGTGGATGGAAACGCATCGCGTTGAAGGTTCTGGACAAATACGGAGCTAACACGTGGCTCGGTCCAAACGGGTTTCGGACACACTCGGTTACCGGGGAGTGGCCAGTGTCGTATCACGGTACCAGCGAGGACGGGGCTAAAGGCATCATCCAGTCCCACTATAAAGCAGGAGCTAGGCAGCTCTACGGTAGAGGGATCTACTCCACTCCTGACCTCAGCCAAGCCAGCGGCTACGCTAGAGACTTTCTGTCGAAGACAAAcgggaaaacctacaggatggtcctTCAGAACCGCATCAACCCAGCCCAACGGAAGATCTGTAAGAGAGTTGACTACTGGCTTGTTCCAGTTAATGACGGCACAtctgaggaagaagagaggaggattgTGGAGCGCTCCATACGCCCCTATGGGATTCTGCTGAGGGAGATCTGA
- the LOC121575648 gene encoding PI-PLC X domain-containing protein 1 isoform X2: MERGDAASTNADWMSQLPEELWGIPLWDLAIPGSHDSMSYCLDRHSAVLGSESLVLQLLDRLAPCIVRPCVFRWATTQAWCIPDQLDAGIRFFDLRIAHKNIKNTHRTQDMLKTHNTDDTLYFAHAIYTLQTVKEALSTMAVWLEQHQKEVVILSCSHFYLLSDSEHQALVSYITQLFKDKLCPPQETPYLSQCWYLGQQVIVSYDNETILHQHKELWPKIPYWYADSADPKEVISYLEERQKAQGRAAHFFTSGLNLTEDTAVVVCNPCLTMRELTMKSFSLLLDWVEEQTPGPDLTAVNIICGDFVGLNNFASVVIGLNKKLLKTENHR; the protein is encoded by the exons ATGGAGCGCGGAGACGCAGCGTCTACAAACGCAGACTGGATGTCTCAACTGCCAGAGGAACTGTGGGGTATACCGCTTTGGGACCTGGCGATACCCG GGAGTCATGACAGCATGAGTTACTGTCTGGATAGACACTCTGCTGTCTTGGGTTCTGAGTCGTTGGTGCTGCAGTTGCTGGATCGGCTGGCACCCTGCATCGTACGCCCCTGTGTCTTCCGCTGGGCCACCACACAG GCATGGTGTATTCCTGATCAGTTGGATGCTGGAATCCGATTCTTCGATCTACGGATCGCccataaaaacataaaaaatacaCACCGCACACAAGACATGCTAAAAACACACAACACAGATGACACACTGTACTTCGCACATGCGATCTATACGCTACAGACTGTAAAG gagGCCCTGTCAACCATGGCTGTGTGGTTGGAGCAGCACCAGAAGGAGGTAGTGATCCTGTCCTGTTCCCACTTCTACCTGCTGAGTGACTCTGAGCACCAGGCCCTGGTCTCCTACATCACTCAGCTGTTTAAAGACAAACTCTGCCCCCCACAG gaaACTCCCTATCTGAGTCAATGCTGGTATCTGGGACAGCAGGTCATCGTTTCATATGACAATGAGACGATTCTTCACCAACACAAGGAACTGTGGCCGAAGATCCCTTACTG GTACGCTGACTCGGCAGACCCCAAAGAGGTCATTTCTTACCTGGAGGAGCGGCAGAAGGCCCAAGGGAGAGcag CTCATTTCTTCACCTCGGGGCTGAACCTGACGGAGGATACTGCTGTGGTGGTCTGCAACCCCTGTCTGACAATGAGGGAGTTAACGATGAAGAGTTTCTCTCTGCTGCTGGACTGGGTGGAGGAGCAGACTCCTGGACCAGACCTGACCGCTGTCAAC ATCATCTGTGGAGACTTTGTGGGTCTCAACAACTTTGCCTCTGTGGTTATCGGGCTCAATAAGAAACTGCTGAAGACAGAGAACCACAGATGA
- the LOC123482661 gene encoding uncharacterized protein LOC123482661 isoform X1, whose product MLDEGVRYEALSVAMGATVRPLSDFQRNNPGKTPDNLLTVEGFLIGSVLGVTSLLQWLNPVSWLAWGVSKLFFSEDKSKATDTELYVDEAEFFDRKFDYDFTNVSDSECFERGGEGYKRPCGWKRIALKVLDKYGDNTWLGPNGFRTHSVTGEWPVSYHGTSEDGAKGIIQSHYKAGARQLYGRGIYSTPDLSQASGYARDFLSKTNRKTYRMVFQNRINPAKRTICERVDYWLVPVNDGTSEEEERRIVERSIRPYGILLREI is encoded by the exons ATGCTTGACGAGGGTGTACGCTATGAGGCCCTATCAGTGGCCATGGGAGCCACGGTGAGGCCCTTGTCTGACTTCCAGAGGAACAACCCTGGCAAGACGCCTGATAACCTTTTGACTGTGGAGGGCTTTCTCATCGGTTCTGTCCTGGGCGTCACCTCTCTCCTGCAGTGGCTCAACCCTGTGTCATGGTTGGCATGGGGGGTGTCAAAGCTTTTCTTCAGTGAGGACAAAAGCAAGGCAACAGACACTGAACTCTACGTGGACGAGGCAGAATTCTTTGATAG GAAGTTTGATTATGACTTCACCAACGTTTCCGACTCCGAGTGTTTTGAGAGAGGCGGTGAGGGCTACAAGCGACCGTGTGGATGGAAACGCATTGCATTGAAGGTTCTGGACAAATACGGAGATAACACGTGGCTCGGTCCAAACGGGTTTCGGACACACTCGGTTACCGGGGAGTGGCCAGTGTCGTATCACGGTACCAGCGAGGACGGGGCTAAAGGCATCATCCAGTCCCACTATAAAGCAGGAGCTAGGCAGCTCTATGGCAGAGGGATCTACTCCACTCCTGACCTCAGCCAGGCCAGCGGCTACGCTAGAGACTTTCTGTCGAAGACAAAcaggaaaacctacaggatggtctTTCAGAACCGCATCAACCCAGCCAAACGGACGATCTGTGAGAGAGTTGACTACTGGCTTGTTCCAGTTAATGACGGCACAtctgaggaagaagagaggaggattgTGGAGCGCTCCATACGCCCCTATGGGATTCTGCTGAGGGAGATCTGA
- the LOC121575648 gene encoding PI-PLC X domain-containing protein 1 isoform X1 yields the protein MERGDAASTNADWMSQLPEELWGIPLWDLAIPGSHDSMSYCLDRHSAVLGSESLVLQLLDRLAPCIVRPCVFRWATTQAWCIPDQLDAGIRFFDLRIAHKNIKNTHRTQDMLKTHNTDDTLYFAHAIYTLQTVKEALSTMAVWLEQHQKEVVILSCSHFYLLSDSEHQALVSYITQLFKDKLCPPQETPYLSQCWYLGQQVIVSYDNETILHQHKELWPKIPYWYADSADPKEVISYLEERQKAQGRAAHFFTSGLNLTEDTAVVVCNPCLTMRELTMKSFSLLLDWVEEQTPGPDLTAVNIICGDFVGLNNFASVVIGLNKKLLKTENHR from the exons ATGGAGCGCGGAGACGCAGCGTCTACAAACGCAGACTGGATGTCTCAACTGCCAGAGGAACTGTGGGGTATACCGCTTTGGGACCTGGCGATACCCG GGAGTCATGACAGCATGAGTTACTGTCTGGATAGACACTCTGCTGTCTTGGGTTCTGAGTCGTTGGTGCTGCAGTTGCTGGATCGGCTGGCACCCTGCATCGTACGCCCCTGTGTCTTCCGCTGGGCCACCACACAG GCATGGTGTATTCCTGATCAGTTGGATGCTGGAATCCGATTCTTCGATCTACGGATCGCccataaaaacataaaaaatacaCACCGCACACAAGACATGCTAAAAACACACAACACAGATGACACACTGTACTTCGCACATGCGATCTATACGCTACAGACTGTAAAG gagGCCCTGTCAACCATGGCTGTGTGGTTGGAGCAGCACCAGAAGGAGGTAGTGATCCTGTCCTGTTCCCACTTCTACCTGCTGAGTGACTCTGAGCACCAGGCCCTGGTCTCCTACATCACTCAGCTGTTTAAAGACAAACTCTGCCCCCCACAG gaaACTCCCTATCTGAGTCAATGCTGGTATCTGGGACAGCAGGTCATCGTTTCATATGACAATGAGACGATTCTTCACCAACACAAGGAACTGTGGCCGAAGATCCCTTACTG GTACGCTGACTCGGCAGACCCCAAAGAGGTCATTTCTTACCTGGAGGAGCGGCAGAAGGCCCAAGGGAGAGcag CTCATTTCTTCACCTCGGGGCTGAACCTGACGGAGGATACTGCTGTGGTGGTCTGCAACCCCTGTCTGACAATGAGGGAGTTAACGATGAAGAGTTTCTCTCTGCTGCTGGACTGGGTGGAGGAGCAGACTCCTGGACCAGACCTGACCGCTGTCAACATCATCTGTGGAGACTTTGTGGGTCTCAACAACTTTGCCTCTGTGGTTATCGGGCTCAATAAGAAACTGCTGAAGACAGAGAACCACAGATGA